In the genome of Bremerella sp. P1, the window CAATCATCGATCGGCCTGCACCGTCGTACAGATCAAGCTGCTCAACCGTTTGCTGGAGGCTATCCAAGCGGATGTCCGCGCCAACGACGCCGTAGAACTGATCGCCAACGACAATCGGCACCACCACACGTGCGACCAGAAGCTGATCGTCACCTTTGTTTGCCCAGTGTGGGCGGGTAATGATTTCCTGACGCCCATCACGAGCAACTTGATAAAAGTCACTCATTCCAGCGTCTTCATGCGAACGCGTCTGCTCGTCGTAGCCGGTGAGGGCCTCGACCAACAGCTTGCCGTCCTCGCCACGGTGCACCAGTGGCAGGAAGCGGCCTGTTTCGTCATGTCCTTCGACCCCTTCGTAGGCAGCGTCCATCTGATCGAAAGCATCAGGTTCCCAGCAGGTAAACAGACCGACGACTTGGGGATTCTCTTTGACAATGATCTTGAGAATACCAGAGGCCGAATCGCGATCGAGATCCAGCTCGACCGCTTCGTCCTTCACCGAAGTAAACGTTTGCGCTAGGCTTCGTACCAGGCTGATGGTTTCGTCGATGTCCCCTTGGACCCGGAAACTTTGTTCCTGTGCGACGCCGCGAACCTGCTCTTGAGCAGTCTTCGCTGCGGTCGATCGAATCTTGATGGCCGAGTATCCGCAGACGATCGTCATCGTCGTCAACAAACAAACGCCTGCCCAGAGCGTGAATTTCGTTTGAATGGTACTGCTACGCATGTGTCTGACCTGTGAGTCGTTATAAAAGTTTCGTTGTGTACGAATGCTGATATGGAAAGCGAGTAAGCCGTGTTAGTTCTCTAAGCGAACGACTTTCCCGTCGCGGAATTGCGTGAGAAACACTTCATCCATGCCTTGATGATCATCGGAACCAAAGGTGACCGTGATGCCACCCAGGTCAATCGCTCCCGAAGCGTCGACCGCATCGACAAACGATTCACGCGTCAACTCACCATCAACGCGTTTGACAACTTCATGAAACAGCTTGCCGGCCAGGTAGCCTTCAAGACTGACGAACCCGATCTCTTCGGATCGCCCAGCGTTCTGCATCGCTTTTTGAAATTCGTTGACGACGGGAATGGAAGTATCCCAAGGGAACGGCACCACCTGCGAGACAAGGCAGCCCTCGCTGGCGTCGCCCAGGTTGGCCAGTAGGGCTTCCGTTCCGACGAACGAGATGTTGCAAAAGAGTGTCTTGTCGAAGTCGGCATGCTTCTTGGCCTGCTTGATGAACATGGCACACGGCATGTTGGCTCCGACCATCACGACCGCATCGGGCCGCTGCTTGGCGATATCGTTCAAGCCGGTCGCAATGGCAACCGTGTTTCGTTCGTAGGTACCTGTACCCACCAGCTCCATACCGCGACGCTCGAGCGCCTGCACGATACCTGCCAGGCCGGCCTGGCCATATCCATCGTTCTGATAGAAGCAAGCGATCCGCTTGAGCGCTTGCTTATCGACCAGGTACTCGGCCAGCAGTTCCATCTCTTGGAAGTAGCTGCCGCGGAGATTGATCACGTATCGTCGATAAGGGCTTCGCAGAAACTCGGCCCCGGTGAAGGGGGCGACAAACGGTACCTGGTGCTCTTCACAAACCGGCACGGTGACTTTGGCTGTTGGCGTTCCCACGCCGCCGATCATCAGGAAGATATCCTTCTTCTCGATGAGCATCCGCGTGGCCATCTCGCTTTTCTTTGGCTCGTAACCATCGTTGATGGTCGTCAGCTTGATGTGCTTGCCGTCGATGCCACCCTGTTGATTGAGCTGCTGAAAGTAGACCTCCAGCCCGCTTCGCATGCCGCGACCGAGCGCCTTCGCCGGCCCCTTAGTGGCACAGGCCTGCCCCAGGTGGATTTCGGAAGGGCTGATCCCGTCGGTCGCGTTTACCGCGTTACCAACGGTCAATACCAAGACCAGCCCGATGACCAATGGCCGCAATCCCATTACTTCTGCCCCTTAATGAAATGCCTGGGCTCTGGCCGAGCCCCATGAATTGGATTTGAATTCGGAAAAACATAGATTGAGGAAAGTGCACCATGTAGGGCGTCTATTCAAACATTCCTCGCGGATCCCCCCATCCCAACGGGGTCGCATTCCAAAGATTCCGCCTGAATCGATAAGAAGGTTTAGATCTCTGGACAATCTCAGAAGAAATAGGGGCAGGCTCGCTGATTTGACGCGGTAACCCGTAGCAACCACAATAGTTGGCATTCCTTTTGGCTCGCCCGATTCGGGCATTCGCGCACGAGCCGTGGTTGAATCTCGTTAAACCACCTCCCCTTCCCACCGGCTTGTATGGAGATCTCTATGACCCACTGTTTTCGGTACTCTACCGCCCTGTTTCTGGTCGCCATGTCGATCGTCCCTTGGCTCGACCGTCGTGCCCAGGCAGCCGAAAAGGCGGCTGCCAAACAACCGAACATCGTTTTCATGATGTCGGACGATCATGCATTCCAGGCGATCTCGGCCTATCCAGGTGCGATCAACCAGACTCCCAACATCGATCGCATCGCCAAAGAGGGCATGCGTTTCGATCATTGCTACGTAACCAACAGCATCTGCGGCCCAGCTCGGGCGGTGATCCTCACGGGCAAGTACAGTCACCTGAACGGCTTCTACGACAACAAAACTCCTCGCTTCGACGGAAGCCAGCTGACGTTCCCCAAGCTGTTGCAGAAAGCGGGTTACCAGACGGCCATGATCGGCAAGTGGCATCTGGGATCGGAACCGACCGGCTTCGATTACTTCAACGTCCTCAAGGGTCAGGGTCCCTACTACAACCCACAGATGCGGACTTCGGATGGTCCTAAAAAGTACGAGGGGCACACCAGCGAAATCATCACCGACATCGCCATGGAGTGGCTGCAAGAGAAACGCGATCCCAACAAGCCGTTTCTGCTGATGTACCAACACAAAGCCCCTCACCGCAACTGGATGCCGGCTCCGAAGTACTTGAGCAAGTACGACGATGTCACCTTCGAAGAGCCAGCCAACATGTGGGACGACTATAAGAATCGTGCCAGTGGTGCCCGCGACCAGGACATGACCATCTCGAAGACGATGAACAATTACGATCTCAAGATTGCGACGCAGCGTGGCCTGACGCCTGAGCAGCGAGCCGTCTGGGACGCCGCCTACGGTCCGAAGAACAAGGCCTTCGAAGAAGCCAAGCTGGAAGGCAAAGAACTGACGCGTTGGAAGTTCCAGCGTTACATCAAAGACTACCTCCGCTGCATCGACTCGGTCGACGAAGGGGTTGGCCAGGTATTGGACTACTTGGATGAAACGGGCCTGACCGAAAACACGCTGGTCATTTACAGCTCGGACCAAGGTTTCTACTTGGGCGAACACGGTTGGTTTGACAAGCGTTGGATGTACGAAGAATCGTTCCGCACGCCGCTGTTGGTTCGTTGGCCTGGCCACGTTAAGCCTGGCACCGTCAGCGACGCGCTCGTGATGAATCTCGACTTCCCCGAAACGATGCTCGCCGCCGCTGGCGTCGATATCCCCGCCGGCATGCAAGGCCTCAGCCTGTTGCCGATCTTTCAAGACGACGGCAAGACGCCTAAGGATTGGCCGCGCAAGGAACTGTACTACCACTATTACGAGTTCCCTGGTGCTCATAGCGTGCCACGGCACTACGGTGTGTTCGACGGCCGCTACAAGTTGATTTACTACTATCAACTGGACGAATGGGAGCTGTTCGATCTTCAGGAAGATCCAAGCGAAATGAATAGCGTCTATGGCAAGGCCGACTACGCCGACGTGCAGTCCAAGATGCACGAGAAGCTGAAAGAGCAGCGAGCCAAGTACCAAGACGACACGCCGCGTAAGGGCGAAAAGTACTAGACGCGAGCTTGATTAACATTTAAGTAAGTGGCTACTTCCCAATGGGACGTAGCCACTTTTTTTTGCTTTCGACGAGAGAGACATGGGCAATTCGATCGAGCGATCATGGACTTCGTTTGTGGATGCCGTGGGGCAACACGTTCCCAACATCCAGGAACGCGTTCTGCCGAGGCACTCCTTTGCGCTGACTCGCGAGTGGCAAAAGGAGTTCGAGTTCTTTCCAACACAGCTGGCCGAGTTCTACCAACTGACAGACGGCCTTCGACTTTCCGGGTATCTACCCGATGTCTATTCCGAGACCAAGGAACTCACCTTCTCGATCATCCCGGCCGAAGAGATGGCCGGCTTTTACATGGACCGAATGGAACAATCGCAAATGCTCGATGAGCCGGGCATTCTTGTTCTGACGCCCCTGTGGTTTCGAGTGCTTCGCGGCGCGATGTGGGATACCGACGTCTGGCAGGATTCCTGGTTTCCGTTTGCCTGGGATGGTGGCGGCGACCTTCACTTCATCAGCGCCCTCTGGCCACATAACGTCTTTCAGTACAATCACGAGCTCCGCGGAGTGAAGCGAATTGCTCGCACGCTTCCGGGATACTTCCGCTTCGCCGAAAAGATCATTCGCCGTGGAGATGAAATACCGTTAGACCTCGAAACGCAGTGATGCGATTTGACGTGCGCGCATAAAAAAACCTGGCTGGGTTTCCCCAACCAGGCTTTTTGTATTCACGCTGTCTTCGCTTGGCTTAGCGAGCCGAAGCCAGGCGACGGCGAGCTGGAACGAAGGTCATGGTGTCAGCCGGAACTGGAGCCGGTGGCATCATGTCAGCTTCGGTCGGAGCAGCTTCAGCTGGAGCGGAGTAGGTAGCACCACAACCGCAAGCCGAACCGCACGAATCGCAACCGCTGTCGCAACCGCAACCGGTGTCGCAACCGCAACCGCAGCTGCTCTTGCAGCAGCTAACGCAGAACAAGCGAGCGATGGCGTCCTTCAGCGGGGTGCAGCTCTTCTTGCAGCCACACTTGCCAGCGAACAGGCTGCAGCTCTTCTTGCAGCACGAACCGCAAGCTGGAGCGCCACAGGTTGGTTCGCAACCGCAAGCTTCAGGAGCAGCACAGCTTGGTTCGCAACCGCAACCGCTGTCGCAACCACAAGCTTCTGGAGCGGCACACGATGGTTCGCAACCGCAACCGCTGTCGCAACCGCAAGCTTCAGGTGCACAGCACGAAGCTTCTGGAGCGCCACAACCACAGCTCGAACCACAGCTCTTCTTGCAGCAAGACTTCTTGCAGCAGAACAGGTTGTTCAGAGCGTCCTTCAGCGGAGTGCAGCACTTCTTCTTGCAGCAGCTGGTAGCACAGCCACAAGCGGAAGGAGCGGCACAGGTAGCTTCAGGTGCACAGCACGAAGCTTCAGGGGCACAACCGCAAGCTTCAGGAGCAGCACAGGATGGTTCGCATCCGCAAGCTTCTGGAGCACAGCAGGTTGGTTCCGGAGCACAGCAAGTAGCTGCAACCGGAGCACAGCAGGTCGGCTTTGGCATGCAGCAGCGCGGCTTAGGCGAGCAGCATTTCGGTGTTTGACAGCAGGACGTATCGCAACCGCAGCCGGTTCCCAGCATTTGGTTCAGAAGTCCCGCGGCATTCGCCTGGCTACACACAAACGCGAGCACCAGCGTTGCCAAAAGAGTGTTCCATTTCATCGAGTCATTTCTCCTTCTGAGTGGTGACTTCCAGATTCCAATATTCTTTTTCGCCAGGCCGGCGCTCTCGTGAACAATCACGGTATGCGACTACCACGCCGCGATTGCTCGCACCTCTGGGGCTGTCCATATGGCGGGTTGGACAACAAAGCCTCGGAAGTTTGAGCGTGTAGTCGAACCTGTTGAACAAAGCTTCTCGGTTTCTTTCGTCTCCACAGTCCTCTGTCTAAGTTCCGTCGAGCCAATCCTTGACCCGAATGTTCCCCATCGAAACTTGACAGCCCCTCGTGATCCGCCAGAGGGAATTCCGTTTTGTAGACACCTCGTGCAGGTATGTCTGGAAATCGGTATCGGCGGATTGACTAGGCAGGCTTGATCGCTCAGAACCAATTTCAGCTACTTGGTTTACATCTTCGATTGCACGAAGTTTTCCCGCCACGAAAGACAGGCAAACCTTAACGATTATTCACGCGAGCCAGTCGTTACAGCTTGCCGCGCAAGCCCGAAAGGTCGCCGCTAATCGCTACAGCTTAACGCGGTGCTATCGGTGGCCCCTCATCCACGTGGGAGGTAGAATATGCGGTATAACGCATCTAAATTCTTACTTTCAGTCAGCACCTACCGGAGGCAACATGTCCTCAACCCCGTCAACCAAGGGATATGAAGTCGTCGATTTCGCCAACATCCCTGGTGTCCCTTGTCCATGTGGAACCGCCAAGCGCGGTCTGGCCGATGTTGAAGACTACCCAGGCACGATTCACGTCACCGAGATCTCGACCGATGCCAAAGTTCACTACCACAAAACGCTGACCGAGACCTACTTCTTCCTGGAATGTGGCGAAGACGCCCAGATGCAGCTCGATGGCGAAATCATTCCTGTTCATCCCGGAATGTGCATCATGATTCGCCCTGGTACCCGGCATCGAGCCCTGGGGAAGATGAAGATTGTGAACATCGTCTATCCCAAGTTCGACCCCGCAGACGAATGGTTCGATTGATCGCTGCTCGTGGCCGCTAGTTGTTGGCTGAAAAGGATTTAGCCACAGAGCCCGCAGAGCACACCGAGAAAGGATGCTGACCTTATCTCAAGGGAACCACTGCTGGACGAACTCGCAGTGGCATGCGTTTCAGGTTCTTTTGTCACATATTCGCCCTATTTCTGGCTCGCTTCCCTCCGTGGTCCCTGTGTCCTCTGTGGCTTGTTTCCCCCCCAAAAATCCCGCTAGCAGCCGCACGTTTTTCCTCCCTCACCTGGCCTATGCGACCAGGAGATTCCTTGCATACACGTTTAAACAGGTATAAGCTTGAAGCTGCGTCACGACCTTCCCCCCAACGATTTAGAGATCCCTATGTTCCGGCCCTATGCACTTCGGCTCCATCCAACGGTGGCCTCGGCAACGTTGGTTTTCATGCTTTCGCTGACCCTCCTTGCTATTGGCTGCACGCCACCTCCCACCGGGCGACCGTCCACCAACAACACAACGCTCAATCCAAATCCCAACACAACGGTTCCTAGTTCAGCCGTGACTTCCCCGGCAAAGCTGCCTGGTCCCGATGAAGTCCCCGCAGAAGAAACGAAAGAAGCCGTTGCCGAGTCGAACGTAACTCCGGCCGAAACCAGTGAAAACCTGACTCCGGTTGTCACGCCTGACGAAAAGCCTGGCAAGACACTGGTCGACACCGTCGAGACCACACCTGCCAAGCCAAGCGAAGAGCTGACACCTCCTACCGTGACCGAAACGCCTGCCGATGCAGCGATGAAGGAAGAAGCGGCGAAAGAGGAAGTCAAAGCTGAAGCAGCTGCCGAAGAAGAAAAGCCTGCTCCTAAGGAAATGACCAAAGAGGAAGCTCCTGCCAAGGAAGCTCCCGCGGAAGAGGCGAAGGAAGAACCCGTCGCTGAAGTTGCTTCCGCCAAGAAGACCACCACCGCCGCTTCGGCCAGCGAAAGCCAAGCCGACCCGCAAGACTGGCTCTACTGGCGTGGCCCTGAGTTCAACGGCATCAGCCGCGCAACCGGCCTGCCGGAAAGCTGGGACCCAGAAGGCGGCGAAGGCAGTAACGTCTTGTGGAAGCGAGACGATCTCGGAACCCGCAGCACGCCTGTGGTCATGAACGGCAAGCTCTTCATGCTCGCCTCCGCCGAACAAGGCACCTCTCGTGAAGGGGAACGCGTGGTCTGTGTCGACGCCAAGACGGGCGACACGATCTGGGAAAACCGCTTCAACGTTTATCTCTCGGACGTCCCAGTCGAACGTGTTGGTTGGTCTGCGGTCACCGCTGATCCTGAAACGAACACGGTCTTCGCGTTGGGTGTTGCCGGCCACTTCCAATGTATCGATGCCGATACGGGCAAGACGGTTTGGCTTCGTAAGATGCATGAAGAGTTCGGCCTGCTGACGACCTACGGTGGTCGAACCAACTTCCCCTTGGTCTACGAAGACCTGGTGATCATCAGCGGGATTGTGATCGGCTGGGGCGACATGGCCAAGCCAGCTCACCGCTTCCTGGGGATGAACAAGGAAACGGGCGAAGTCGTCTGGTTCACCGAAACGACTCCCCTGCCCTACGACACGACCTACAGTGCCCCGAGCATCAAGATCGTCAACGGTATTCCACAGTACGTGATCGGTGCTGGTGACGGTAAGATCTGGAGCATTCAACCTCGCACCGGCCAGCACAACTGGAGCTTCGCATTCGCCGCTCGCGGTTTGTACGGCACCCCGATCATTGAAGGCGATACCGTCTTCATGGCCCAGGGTGAAGAAAACGTCCAACCGAAGGAAGTCGACGGCCAGATCGTCATCGACGTCGACAACACCATGGGTGCCGTCGTCTCGGTCGACGCGACCAAGTCCGGCGACATCTCAGTCACGGGACAAAACTGGAAGGTTGTCGAACTCAACGGTAACCGCAGTGCTCCGCTTTACGTCAACGACAAGTTGTATGTGATCGACGACCGAGCCAAGCTGTTCGTGCTGGATCCGAAGACCGGCGAAGAGCTCTTCAAGAAGACGCCTCTGGGCACCAAGATGTTTGCCTCGCCGCTGTACGCCGACGGCAAGATCTACACCATCACCGAGAATGGCCGCTACTACGTGCTGGGCATTCAAGAGGATGGTAGTGTCGACATCCTGACCAAGGGACGTTTGCCAGAAGGGGACGCACTCGGTTCGCCGATTTGTGCTCACGGACGTATCTACTTCCCCACGACCACCGCCCTGTACTGCGTTGGCAACGAAGCCAAGGAAACCGGCTTCAGTGGCCTGCCAGAGCAGCCAAAAGAAGATCCCGTTTCCGACGACCCAGAACCGGCTCACGCCCAAGTGATTCCAGCCGAAACGCTGATCTATCCTGGGGACGCAGTCGATTATCGCGTCAAGCTGTTCAACTCGCGCGGTCAGTTCGTAAAGGACGCCGAGAAGGTTGAGTTCAGTGTTGAAGGCCCTGCCAAGATCGACGAAGCCGGCAAGCTAACGGCCAATGAAGACGCAGGCCATGCTCCGGCCTACGTCACGGCCAAGGCCGACGGTTTGACAGGCAATGCCCGCTTGCGAATCGTTCCGCCGCTGCCATGGAGCTTCGACTTTGAAGGTATCGCAATTAACGAGATGACCGGCAAAGGCGAACCGCCGATCACTTGGGTTGGTGCCCGCTATCGTCACGTTGTGCGTGAGGTAGATGGCAACAAGGTCATGGTGAAAATCACCACGATTCCTAAGGGAACGCGAAGCCAAGGCTGGATGGGCCACTCGGATCTGCATGACTACACGATCGAAGCCGACGTGATGGGTCACGAGAAAGATGGCCAACTTCCCGATATCGGTGTCACCGCCCAGGGCTATATCTTCATGCTGATGGGCAACGAGTCGAAGGCCCGTGCTTTGACCTGGATTACTCAGCAGCGGATCGCCAAAGACGTGGACTTCACCCTGGAACCAGGCGTCTGGTACCACATGAAGTTCAAAGTGTCGAATCAGGATGACGGCACCGTCAAAGCCCAAGGTAAGGCCTGGAAGAAGGACGAAGCGGAACCGGAAGCGTGGATGGTCGAGATCGTCGACAGTGTCCCCAACACGTCCGGTAGCCCAGGTCTCTTCGGAAATGCGAAAACTGGGGAAATCTTCCTGGACAATATCACGGTGACTCCGAATAGTTAACTGTCGGACTCCCGCCTCAATTCCTCCCTCATATCACTCAATTCACGTACGAGCATAGAACCAATGAAATCGACGTATGCTTATCTAGCTATCGTGGGCTCGGCCTGCGTTGGCATGACGATCGCAGGCCTCTTGCCGGAAGAGCGTGCTATCGCTCAGGACGAAGTGGCCAAGGCCGAAATTACCAAGGATTGGCCGCAATGGGGTGGCGATTCCAAGCGAAACAACACTCCCTCTGCCACGAACATCCCCACCATTTGGGATATCGGTGGCTTCGATCGCCAGACCGGTGAGTGGCAAAAAGACGACGCCGAAAACATCAAGTGGGTTGCCGCTTTGGGTAGCCAGTCGTACGGCAACCCGGTAGTCGCCGACGGCAAGATCTTTGTTGGCACCAATAACGGTAACGGTTACATCGATCGCTATCCGTCCAAGGTCGACCTGGGCTGCCTGGTTTGTTTCGACGAAGCGACCGGCGAATTCCTGTGGCAACACTCCAGTGAAAAGCTGCCTACCGGCCGCGTCCACGACTGGCCGCTGCAAGGTGTCTGCTGTGCTCCTTACATCGAAGGCAAGAAGCTGTGGTTTGTCACCAGCCGCGGTGAAGTCCGCTGCCTCGATACCGAAGGCTTCCGCGACGGCGAAAACAACGGTCCTTACAAGGACGAAGAGTTCACCGGCGACAAAGAAGCCGACGTCATTTGGGTCTTCGACATGATGAAGGACCTGGGCGTTTCGCAGCACAACATGTGCAGCTGCTCGGTAACCTGTCTGGGTGACATTCTGTTCGTGAACACTTCCAACGGTGTCGACGAGTCGCACATCGTGATTCCTTCGACGGGTGCCCCTAGCTTCATCGCCATGGACAAGAACACCGGCGAAGTTTACTGGACCGACAAGTCGCCTGGTAACAACATCCTGCACGGTCAATGGTCGAGCCCAACGGTTGCGGAACTGGGTGGCGTTCCCCAAGTGATCTTCGCTGGCGGCGACGGCTGGGTTTATTCCTTCAAGGCCGACAAGGGAACCGACGGCAAGCCAGAACTGCTCTGGAAGTTCGACGGCAACCCGAAGACCTCGAAGTGGGTTCTCGGCGGTCGCGGTACGCGTAACAACATCATCGCTACCCCGGTTATCTACGATCAAAAGGTCTACGTGGCCGTCGGTCAGGACCCGGAACACGGTGAAGGCGAAGGTCACCTCTGGTGCCTGGATCCCACCAAGCGTGGTGATGTCAGCTCGGAACTGGCCATGAAGATCGAAGGCAGCCAGCGTGTGCCGATCGAACATCGCCGCATTCAAGCCGTGATCGAAGAAGAAGGCGACGTGGCCGTTCCTAATCCGAACAGCGCCGTGATCTGGCACTACTCGACCTTCGATCAAGACGAAGACGGCAAGATCGAATTCGAGGAAACGATGCACCGCAGCATCGGTACCTGCACGATCAAAGACGACATCCTCTACATCGCTGACTTCAGCGGTCTGCTGCACTGCCTGAACGCCCAGACCGGCAAGCCGAACTGGACGTACGATATGTTCGCCGCAGCCTGGGGCTCGGCCTTGATTGTGAACGATCACGTCTACATCGGTGACGAAGACGGCGACGTGGCGGTCTTCAAGCTGTCGGCCGATCCGGATGACGCCGAACCGCTCGAAGAGATCAACATGGGCAACTCGGTCTACTCGACCCCAATCGTTGCCAATGGTGTGTTGTACATCGCCAACAAGACGCACCTCTTCGCAATCACCGAGGGTGGCGAGTAACCTCACCGCCTGACACTGCATCAAAGACGCGGGAGTGACCACTTGGCGCTCCCGCGTTTTTTTATTGTTCGAGCAAGAGACAGAGGAACCCGGAAGATGCCTAAACAAGTTCTCGACGTCGGCAATTGTGGTTACGACCACGGTTCGCTCAAGAACCTGATCGAACGTAACTTCGACGCCAAGGTCCTTCAATCGCACGGTCCGGCCGACACAATCCGAATGATGCGCGAACAAACGTTCGCCCTGGTGGTCATTAATCGTAAGCTCGACCGCGATCATTCCAATGGGATCGATATCTTGATCGACCTCAAAGCGGACGAGCAGTTTCAAGATGTCCCGGTGATGATGCTCTCGAACTTCGAGGACGCCCAAGCCGCCGCAGAGGCCGCTGGTGCCGTGCCTGGCTTTGGCAAGCGGGATCTGGGCAAAGAGTCGACCCTGAAAAAGCTGGAGCCCTTTCTAGGATAGCCATGTCTGAGATCACCTGGAGCGACTTCGAGGCCGTAGAACTGCGTGTCGGTACGATTGTCGAAGTCGAAGATTTCCCCGAAGCTCGCCGACCGGCGTACAAGCTGAAGGTCGACTTCGGCGATCCTCTAGGCATTAAAAAGTCGAGCGCCCAGATTACACAGCTCTACTCGAAAGACGAACTGCTGGGCAAGCAGATCATCGCCGTCACCAACTTCCCCCCGAAACAGATCGGCCCCATCCGCAGCGAGGTCCTGGTGACCGGCTTCTACGGCGAAGATGGAGCCGTCACGTTAGCCGTACCGGATAGACCGACGGCCAATGGGAATCGTTTGGCGTAACACTACTTCATTATCTGCTGCGAGATGCAGTGGAACGCTCCCAGGCCCCATACCAGATCGATGGCCTCAATGGGCACGACCTTGCGATCGGGGAAACATCCTTGCAGCGTATCGCAGGCCTTCTCATCCGCATCGTCGCCAAACTGCGGAACGATGACGATCTCGTTAGCGATGTAGAAGTTGCAGTAGCTGGCCGGCAGGCGTTGGTCGTCCTGGTACTTGGCCTTGGGCATGGGCAGCGGAATCACTTCCAGGGGCTGCTCGTTCAGGTCGGTCATGGCCTGCAGGTCGGTAAAGTTCTGCTGCAACGCCTCGTAGTTCTCGTCGCTTGAATCTTCTTCGTAGGCGGCGACCACCGTACCCAAGCCGACGAAACGAGCCAGCTCGTCGATGTGACCATCCGTATCGTCGCCAGCGATCCCATGGTGGAGCCACAGAATCTTTTCGGCGCACAGGTAATCGCACAGAAACTTCTCGGTCTCTGCCTGCGAGAGGTGAGGATTTCGATTCGGGTTCAACAGGCACTCAGTCGTGCTGAGCACTAGCCCTCCGCCGTTGCCGTCGACGGCTCCCCCTTCCATGACGATGCCTGGCTGAAAACGGCCGAAGCCGAGCTTCTCGGAAAGTCGCTCCGGCACGGCCTGGTCGTCATCCCACGGCGGATACTTGCCACCCCAGGCATTGTAGTTCCAGTCGACCGCCATCCAGGGTTTGCCTTTGGGTGCCTGCAGGAAGCTCGGCCCATGGTCGCGTGCCCAGGCATCGTTGGTGGGGATCGCATGAATGAAGACGTTGGGCAGATGCCCCACCAGGTCTTCGGCCTGGGTCAGCACCTCGCCGGCGGCTGCCAGAATGTGAACGTCCTCGACTTCGCACAGGGCCGTCACCAGCTTCTTGTACACGCCGGGGACTGGCTCGAACTTCCCAGGCCACGAATCGCGATTATGCGGCCACGAAAGGAGCGTTCCGACGTG includes:
- a CDS encoding tRNA-binding protein; this translates as MSEITWSDFEAVELRVGTIVEVEDFPEARRPAYKLKVDFGDPLGIKKSSAQITQLYSKDELLGKQIIAVTNFPPKQIGPIRSEVLVTGFYGEDGAVTLAVPDRPTANGNRLA
- a CDS encoding response regulator, whose translation is MPKQVLDVGNCGYDHGSLKNLIERNFDAKVLQSHGPADTIRMMREQTFALVVINRKLDRDHSNGIDILIDLKADEQFQDVPVMMLSNFEDAQAAAEAAGAVPGFGKRDLGKESTLKKLEPFLG
- a CDS encoding agmatine deiminase family protein, which codes for MNDRLTPKQQAYRWPAEWEPHVGTLLSWPHNRDSWPGKFEPVPGVYKKLVTALCEVEDVHILAAAGEVLTQAEDLVGHLPNVFIHAIPTNDAWARDHGPSFLQAPKGKPWMAVDWNYNAWGGKYPPWDDDQAVPERLSEKLGFGRFQPGIVMEGGAVDGNGGGLVLSTTECLLNPNRNPHLSQAETEKFLCDYLCAEKILWLHHGIAGDDTDGHIDELARFVGLGTVVAAYEEDSSDENYEALQQNFTDLQAMTDLNEQPLEVIPLPMPKAKYQDDQRLPASYCNFYIANEIVIVPQFGDDADEKACDTLQGCFPDRKVVPIEAIDLVWGLGAFHCISQQIMK